In Ananas comosus cultivar F153 linkage group 10, ASM154086v1, whole genome shotgun sequence, the following proteins share a genomic window:
- the LOC109716092 gene encoding uncharacterized protein LOC109716092 isoform X1, whose protein sequence is MAMRVVIGLSRASLLAGAGLAGSTLVRDGRWHDILAELQDTLKGVGNSGEKVTDAVVKLFEILEKGTDAVDEWFESFGPQVQKLLLEVWKRLPTYSTTVHNGNSGGNSGLTGLTTLILPAATLGGLGCGYMWWKGISLSNFMYVTKRNMANDVSSMTKKLEQVSASLSGAMRHLTQQINRLDDKLDEQKHIAEKIEQEVTDARMSTGSDIKAITQLVQNLGDKISVMEEKRVDLPLKLISMVLHVLFICLTCSVLQITLPCVNLIYYLVCCN, encoded by the exons ATGGCAATGCGGGTGGTGATAGGGCTCTCGAGAGCCAGTCTCTTGGCCGGTGCAG GGCTTGCTGGTTCGACTTTGGTACGGGATGGGAGGTGGCATGATATACTGGCGGAGCTTCAG GACACGCTCAAGGGAGTGGGGAACTCTGGAGAGAAAGTAACTGATGCTGTTGTTAAATTGTTTGAAATTCTTGAGAAAGGAACTGATGCTGTTGATGAATGGTTTGAAAGTTTTGGTCCTCAG GTGCAAAAGTTGCTCTTGGAGGTCTGGAAACGTCTTCCCACATATTCTACGACTGTTCACAATGGAAATTCAGGCGGAAATTCAGGCCTGACAG GATTAACAACACTTATATTACCAGCTGCCACCTTGGGAGGATTAGGCTGTGGATACATGTGGTGGAAA GGTATCTCTCTTTCCAACTTCATGTATGTCACCAAACGAAATATGGCAAATGATGTTTCAAGCATGACAAAAAAATTGGAGCAAGTCTCTGCTTCTCTTTCT GGAGCTATGAGGCATCTGACTCAGCAAATTAACAGGTTGGATGATAAACTAGATGAGCAAAAGCACATTGCTGAAAAAATAGAACAGGAG GTTACTGATGCACGCATGAGTACAGGCTCAGATATAAAGGCCATCACTCAATTAGTTCAGAATCTG GGTGATAAGATTAGTGTGATGGAAGAGAAACGGGTAGACCTTCCACTCAAACTAATTTCCATGGTTTTACATGTTCTCTTCATTTGTCTCACTTGTTCAGTTCTGCAGATAACTCTTCCGTGTGTAAATCTTATTTACTACCT
- the LOC109716597 gene encoding probable 28S rRNA (cytosine-C(5))-methyltransferase, with the protein MAPPPPRRTGVAKRRMRSKDAAERSAYFARREAAAVLRRVLRGDARRRATASIKSLVYSPSVRNKKATLALVCQTLKYLPLLKDALRESDILSNKWKKQEELIYVTAYDILFGQDIAISGSVEKFLMLHKGSLQSSLAQLCTARKVKCVADLLLDKHSPDLGKPRYVRINTLKIDTESVIQEFGKITMVRKDDMVPDMLVLPAGIDLHDHPLVVNGSVFLQVSCLNIIPLFFGFSYPLFALFVFYCLLKKSASDYG; encoded by the exons AtggcgcctcctcctcctcgtcgcacGGGGGTTGCGAAGCGGCGTATGAGGAGCAAGGACGCGGCGGAGAGATCAGCCTACTTCGCtcggagggaggcggcggcggtgctccGCCGCGTGCTCCGCGGGGACGCGCGGCGACGCGCCACCGCTTCAATCAAGTCGCTCGTCTATTCCCCCTCCGTTCGCAACAAAAAGGCCACACTAGCGCTCGTTTGCCAAACCCTAAAGT ATCTCCCGCTTCTTAAGGATGCTTTAAGAGAATCTGATATACTGAGCAACAAGTGGAAG AAACAGGAGGAATTAATATATGTAACTGCTTATGATATTCTGTTCGGGCAG GATATTGCAATTTCTGGCTCTGTTGAAAAGTTTCTTATGCTCCATAAAGGCTCTCTTCAGTCATCTTTAGCACAACTTTGCACCGCAAGGAAAGTCAAGTGTGTTGCAGATTTACTCCTGGATAAGCATTCGCCTG ATTTAGGCAAACCTCGATATGTGCGCATTAACACACTGAAAATTGATACTGAGTCTGTTATACAAGAATTTGGAAAAATAACAATG GTCAGAAAAGATGACATGGTTCCCGACATGTTGGTTCTCCCAGCAGGGATTGATTTGCATGACCATCCTTTGGTTGTCAATGGTAGCGTATTTTTGCAGGTAAGCTGCTTGAATATAATTCCACTGTTTTTTGGTTTCTCTTATCCATTATTTGCTCTCTTTGTTTTCTATTGCCTTCTCAAGAAATCTGCTTCAGATTATGGCTAG
- the LOC109716378 gene encoding uncharacterized protein LOC109716378, producing MGGGSGGMLPLIHAKKRRGPAIKIRKGRSSVIAISITLAWYVSFRLFKKIRLRRQTRNRTKKRPKGGGHGGSTLPRNDECDEANDECNEAIIEGSETSEQFSKAAIAAATVAAVTVIAAAFFVGFRLLKKRRRAGETHEGPQATPPPGARRRSPAVVEHEPGLKWLLTLKSPGHPAHGDDLQRPKILRASSLSIPRPPGAWRRSSASQDPKS from the exons ATGgggggcggcagcggcggtatGTTGCCACTGATCCATGCAAAGAAACGTCGAGGCCCTGCTATCAAGATTCGAAAGGGGAGATCCTCAGTGATTGCAATATCAATTACGCTGGCATGGTACGTGAGCTTCAGGTTGTTCAAGAAAATCCGTCTTAGGCGACAAACAAGAAACAG AACTAAGAAAAGACCGAAGGGTGGTGGCCACGGCGGCAGTACATTGCCTCGCAACGATGAATGCGATGAAGCGAACGATGAATGCAATGAAGCAATCATTGAAGGATCCGAAACTTCTGAACAATTCAGCAAAGCCGCCATCGCGGCTGCGACAGTCGCCGCCGTGACAGTCATCGCCGCCGCTTTCTTCGTTGGTTTTAGACTGCTTAAAAAACGGCGCCGTGCAGGAGAAACTCATGAAGGCCCTCAGGCTACGCCGCCACCCGGCGCACGGCGACGATCTCCAGCGGTAGTCGAGCATGAGCCAGGGCTCAAATGGCTGCTGACACTGAAATCCCCAGGCCACCCGGCGCATGGCGACGATCTTCAGCGTCCCAAGATCCTAAGAGCTAGTTCTCTCTCTATCCCCAGGCCACCCGGCGCATGGCGACGATCTTCAGCGTCCCAAGATCCTAAGagctag
- the LOC109716598 gene encoding LOW QUALITY PROTEIN: translation factor GUF1 homolog, mitochondrial-like (The sequence of the model RefSeq protein was modified relative to this genomic sequence to represent the inferred CDS: deleted 3 bases in 2 codons; substituted 1 base at 1 genomic stop codon) has protein sequence MMLKSISFSLKLVERERGITVKAQTATMFHXHTVGGTNSSDKQDSPSFLLNLIDTPGHVDFSYEVSRSLAACQGALLVVDAAQGVQAQTVVNFHLAFESNLTIIPVINKIDQPTADPERVKSQLMSLFDLDPEDALLTSAKTGKGLDQVLPAVIERIPSPDGKCDSPLRMLLLDSYYDEYKGVICHVAVVDGALRKGDKIGSAAISQTYEVLDVGIMHPELTSTGVLFTGQVGYVVSGMHSTKEALVGDTLYHAQFTVDPLPGFKPAKHMVFSGLYPADGSDFDALNHAIERLTCNDASVSVMKETSTALGMGFRCGFLGLLHMDVFHQRLEQEYGARVISTIPTVPYIFEYADGSKIQVQNPAALASNPGKRVTACWEPAVIATIIIPSEYVGPIITLCSERSGEQLEYSFIDSQRALMKYRLPLREIIVDFYNELKSITSRYATFDYEDSEYQKSDLVKLDVLLNGQPVDAMATIVHSLKAQRVGRGLVDKLKKLIDRQMFDITIQAAIGSKVVARETLSAMRKNVLAKCYGGDVTRKKKLLEKQKEGKKRMKHIGSVDIPQEAFHELFKIS, from the exons ATGATGCTGAAAAGCATAAGCTTTAGTTTGAAGCTT GTGGAAAGAGAAAGGGGGATCACAGTTAAGGCGCAAACAGCAACCATGTTCCACTAACACACCGTTGGTGGCACTAATTCTTCTGATAAACAAGATTCCCCAAGTTTTCTACTAAATCTCATCGACACTCCGGGTCACGTGGACTTCAGCTACGAGGTCTCAAGATCTCTTGCGGCTTGCCAGGGTGCTCTTTTAGTAGTTGATGCTGCCCAAGGAGTCCAAGCACAAACAGTGGTTAATTTTCATCTTGCATTCGAGTCGAACCTAACCATAATCCCTGTAATTAACAAAATTGATCAGCCTACTGCTGATCCTGAACGTGTTAAATCTCAATTAATGTCTCTATTTGATCTTGATCCTGAAGATGCTCTTCTCACTTCTGCGAAGACCGGTAAAGGCCTTGACCAAGTCCTGCCTGCTGTTATAGAGCGAATACCTTCTCCAGATGGAAAG TGTGATTCACCTTTACGGATGCTTTTATTAGATTCGTACTACGATGAATATAAAGGAGTGATCTGCCATGTCGCTGTTGTTGATGGTGCTCTTCGAAAAGGCGATAAGATTGGTTCAGCTGCAATCTCACAGACTTATGAGGTTCTAGATGTGGGTATAATGCACCCAGAACTTACCTCGACTGGAGTTCTATTCACTGGACAAGTTGGTTATGTTGTAAGTGGTATGCATTCAACAAAAGAGGCACTTGTTGGCGATACGCTTTACCATGCCCAGTTCACAGTAGACCCACTCCCAG GTTTCAAGCCTGCGAAGCATATGGTGTTCTCTGGTCTCTATCCGGCTGATGGATCTGATTTTGATGCTCTTAACCATGCAATAGAGAGACTGACATGCAATGATGCGAGTGTATCAGTCATGAAAGAGACCAGTACTGCACTAGGCATGGGATTTAG GTGTGGCTTCCTGGGTTTGCTTCACATGGATGTCTTTCATCAACGGCTTGAACAA GAATATGGAGCTCGAGTAATATCAACAATACCAACCGTACCGTATATTTTTGAGTATGCAGATGGAAG TAAAATACAAGTCCAGAATCCTGCTGCACTGGCTTCAAATCCTGGAAAACGTGTAACTGCTTGTTGGGAGCCGGCTGTTATTGCGACTATTATTATTCCTAGTGA GTATGTGGGACCTATTATTACA CTTTGTTCAGAAAGAAGTGGAGAGCAGCTAGAATATTCATTCATTGACAG TCAACGTGCTCTTATGAAATATCGGTTGCCACTGAGGGAAATTATTGTGGACTTCTACAATGAATTGAAAAGTATAACATCTCGATATGCCACCTTTGATTACGAAGATTCTGA GTACCAAAAATCAGATCTGGTAAAACTGGACGTCCTCCTCAATGGCCAACCTGTCGATGCTATGGCAACTATAGTTCATAGTCTGAAGGCGCAAAGGGTCGGCCGTGGATTGGTGGATAAACTTAAGAAGTTGATAGACAGACAAATGTTTGACATAACCATACAAGCGGCAATTGGTTCCAAAGTTGTTGCCAGGGAAAC CCTCTCAGCGATGAGAAAGAATGTTCTAGCAAAATGCTATGGTGGTGATGTCACTcggaagaagaagcttttggaaaAGCAGAAGGAAGGGAAGAAACGCATGAAGCACATTGGCTCTGTCGATATACCACAAGAAGCATTTCATGAGCTGTTCAAGATCTCTTGA
- the LOC109716599 gene encoding putative NOL1/NOP2/Sun domain family member 5B, whose product MKECANFHSFCDFALKIIGRFYEVEYLGLIHLEQHACNFTSLLSLYSFNEWRSFVDLLSVVCSLTYLKDVDIIRGDFLDINPGDPLFAKVHAILLDPSCSGSGISVERLDHLLPSHSAGNGIDIANSRRINKLAAFQRKALEHALSFPLVERVVYSTCSIHQEENEDVVKSVLPLAASLGFELASPFPQWHHRGLPLFEGSEHLLRTDPADNLEGFFIALFVRKHLPDGNFHPEQCKQRCPSSENKHHRKRKRKRLMPLTVLRMSRRLLFHSALLTPSRI is encoded by the exons atgaaagaatgtgcg AACTTCCACAGCTTCTGCGACTTTGCTCTGAAGATCATCGGGCGATTCTATGAGGTGGAGTACCTCGGTTTGATCCATCTCGAGCAGCATGCCTGTAACTTTACCAGCTTGCTCTCGCTCTATTCGTTCAACGAGTGG AGAAGTTTTGTGGATTTACTTTCCGTTGTTTGTTCCTTAACATACTTGAAAGATGTGGACATAATTCGGGGTGACTTTTTGGATATCAATCCAGGAGATCCCTTATTTGCAAAG GTCCATGCGATACTTTTGGATCCTTCATGCTCTGGATCTGGAATCTCTGTTGAGAGATTAGATCACCTGCTCCCATCACATTCTGCAG GGAATGGCATCGACATTGCTAACAGTAGAAGAATCAATAAACTTGCTGCTTTTCAGAGAAAAGCTCTTGAGCACGCATTGTCAT TCCCGTTAGTTGAGAGAGTAGTTTACAGTACGTGCTCTATCCACCAAGAAGAGAATGAGGATGTTGTCAAGTCTGTTCTTCCTTTAGCAGCATCCCTTGGTTTTGAGTTGGCATCTCCTTTTCCACAGTGGCATCACCGCGGCCTCCCACTTTTTGAAGGAT CTGAACATCTACTAAGGACAGATCCTGCTGATAACTTGGAGGGCTTCTTTATCGCATTATTTGTGAGGAAGCATCTACCTGATGGGAATTTTCATCCGGAACAATGCAAGCAGCGGTGTCCTTCTTCGGAAAATAAGCATcataggaaaaggaaaaggaaaagactCATGCCATTAACTGTCTTACGAATGTCGCGGAGGTTGCTCTTCCATTCTGCTTTATTAACACCAAGTAGGATTTAA
- the LOC109716380 gene encoding 17.1 kDa class II heat shock protein-like — translation MDVRVFGLENPLLSTLQQLMEIPEETEKTFNAPTRKYVRDARAMASTPADVKELPNAYVFVVDMPGVKSGEIKVEVEEGRVLVISGERKRGGGGGDEEEKEGAKYLRMERRMGKLMRRFVLPEDANVDAITAVCRDGVLTVTVDKVPPPEPKKPKTIEVKVA, via the coding sequence atggACGTGCGCGTGTTTGGGCTGGAGAACCCGCTGCTCTCGACGCTGCAGCAGCTGATGGAGATCCCGGAGGAGACGGAGAAGACCTTCAACGCGCCGACGCGGAAGTACGTGCGCGACGCGAGGGCAATGGCGTCGACCCCCGCGGACGTGAAGGAGCTGCCCAACGCCTACGTGTTCGTGGTGGACATGCCCGGGGTGAAATCGGGGGAGATCAAGGTCGAGGTCGAGGAGGGCCGCGTCCTCGTCATCAGCGGcgagaggaagagaggaggaggaggaggagacgaagaggagaaggaggggGCCAAGTACCTGCGGATGGAGCGGAGGATGGGGAAGCTCATGCGGAGGTTCGTGCTCCCCGAGGACGCCAACGTCGACGCCATCACCGCCGTGTGCCGCGACGGGGTGCTCACCGTCACCGTCGACAAGGTTCCGCCCCCGGAGCCCAAGAAGCCCAAGACCATCGAGGTGAAGGTTGCCTGA
- the LOC109716379 gene encoding 19.0 kDa class II heat shock protein-like — translation MLHNTTSSKEAAIVIGYYAKKTKRRDGHCGGRRRPPLALGAAAGDVGRSQRSRAGEEGGGGECADGRARAPQWQLVIAVDVPGASREDVTVRLEDGKLLVISGEQRRAADDEGVKYLRTERRVGKFVRNFPPETANLDSVSAVYKERMPPAPEPKKRKTFEVKAG, via the coding sequence ATGCTGCACAACACTACCTCTTCTAAAGAAGCTGCTATTGTTATTGGTTATTACGCGAAGAAAACGAAGAGAAGAGACGGACATTGTGGTGGGCGTCGACGACCACCCCTTGCTCTCGGCGCTGCAGCAGGCGACGTCGGACGCTCCCAACGCTCCCGCGCAGGCGAAGAAGGCGGCGGTGGTGAATGCGCCGACGGACGTGCTCGAGCTCCCCAATGGCAGCTCGTGATCGCCGTTGACGTGCCCGGGGCGAGCCGCGAGGACGTCACAGTCCGCCTGGAGGACGGCAAGCTGCTGGTGATATCCGGGGAGCAGAGGCGGGCGGCGGACGACGAGGGGGTGAAGTATTTGAGGACGGAGAGAAGGGTGGGAAAGTTCGTGCGCAACTTCCCGCCGGAGACGGCGAACCTCGATAGCGTATCCGCGGTGTATAAGGAGCGGATGCCGCCGGCACCGGAGCCGAAGAAGCGCAAGACATTTGAGGTTAAGGCTGGGTGA
- the LOC109716365 gene encoding probable protein phosphatase 2C 50 isoform X1, with amino-acid sequence MKDVTLVLPLPFSMTNSLCNSSMDIDHLESIADAPESLISDRIAAELLVEGGDGDDLEVRTLPGSDEEDSTSIGPEQSVLDLSCNTVLASSSGSAKSISSCVEIIEGSALGKLGSEIVTIDSSDSDSRVISIVNLVVQDIGAIGSSASKIFSLNYIPLWGSTSICGRRPEMEDAVVMKPWFCDIPIEMLSDNHFVDGVNPSLTHLPGHFFGVYDGHGGSQVANYCRERIHTVLIEEVQNANNGPDTWQKQWEMAFTRCFVKVDDEVGGRVRQSLVESTSDISGADSTLSFTLPSDPIAPETVGSTAVVAVICSSHIIVANCGDSRAVLCRGKQPVALSVDHKPDREDEYARIEAAGGKVIQWNGYRVYGVLAMSRSIVSFLLSNAGDRYLKPSIIPDPEVTIVPRTREDECLILASDGLWDVMLNEEACDIARRRILLWHKKKGVFSSSSPSSSSSSSSATSTVSRGEGADPAAQAAADYLSRLALQKGSKDNITVIVVDLKAQRKFKSRT; translated from the exons ATGAAGGATGTAACTCTCGTACTTCCTCTTCCATTTAGTATGACCAATTCGCTGTGCAACAGCTCGATGGATATTGATCACCTTGAATCAATAGCTGACGCACCTGAAAGCTTGATATCTGATCGAATTGCTGCCGAATTGCTTGTAGAGGGAGGGGATGGTGATGATTTAGAGGTTCGAACGTTGCCTGGAAGCGACGAAGAAGATTCCACCTCTATTGGGCCCGAACAGTCTGTTTTAGATTTGAGTTGCAATACAGTGTTAGCAAGTTCTTCTGGTTCAGCAAAGAGTATAAGTTCTTGTGTTGAAATCATAGAGGGGTCTGCATTGGGGAAATTGGGCTCTGAGATTGTGACTATTGATTCTTCCGATTCTGACAGTAGAGTGATATCCATTGTTAATCTGGTGGTTCAGGATATTGGGGCTATCGGTAGCAGTGCATCGAAAATTTTCTCGTTGAATTATATTCCCCTTTGGGGTAGCACTTCAATCTGTGGGAGAAGGCCAGAAATGGAAGATGCGGTAGTTATGAAGCCTTGGTTCTGTGATATTCCTATCGAGATGCTATCTGATAATCATTTTGTCGATGGCGTGAACCCGAGTTTGACTCACTTGCCCGGCCATTTTTTTGGGGTATATGATGGCCATGGTGGCTCGCAG GTTGCAAATTACTGCCGGGAGCGAATTCACACTGTGTTGATCGAAGAGGTGCAGAATGCGAACAATGGTCCTGATACTTGGCAGAAGCAATGGGAGATGGCTTTCACTAGATGCTTTGTGAAAGTTGACGATGAGGTTGGAGGAAGGGTGAGACAAAGCCTTGTGGAAAGCACTTCGGATATCTCTGGCGCTGACAGCACCTTGTCCTTCACTCTACCTTCTGACCCCATTGCCCCAGAGACTGTAGGATCCACTGCGGTGGTTGCCGTCATCTGCTCTTCTCACATCATAGTTGCAAACTGTGGGGATTCGAGGGCAGTTCTTTGTCGCGGAAAGCAACCCGTGGCATTATCGGTGGATCATAAA CCAGATAGAGAGGATGAGTATGCCAGAATAGAGGCAGCTGGAGGCAAGGTGATCCAATGGAATGGGTATCGCGTATACGGTGTTCTAGCAATGTCAAGGTCAATTG TAAGTTTTCTACTGTCGAATGCAGGGGATAGATACTTGAAACCGTCAATAATTCCCGATCCGGAAGTCACGATTGTGCCGCGAACGAGAGAAGACGAGTGCCTCATCTTAGCCAGTGACGGCCTCTGGGACGTAATGTTAAATGAAGAGGCCTGCGACATAGCTCGAAGAAGGATCCTTCTTTGGCACAAAAAGAAGGGTGTTTTTTCTTCATCGTCGCCATCATCTTCGTCATCGTCGTCATCTGCCACTTCCACAGTAAGTAGAGGTGAAGGAGCAGATCCCGCAGCTCAAGCCGCCGCGGACTATCTCTCGAGGCTTGCTCTCCAGAAAGGGAGTAAAGATAACATCACCGTCATTGTTGTGGACTTAAAAGCTCAGAGGAAATTTAAGAGCAGAACATGA
- the LOC109716365 gene encoding probable protein phosphatase 2C 50 isoform X2, with amino-acid sequence MKDVTLVLPLPFSMTNSLCNSSMDIDHLESIADAPESLISDRIAAELLVEGGDGDDLEVRTLPGSDEEDSTSIGPEQSVLDLSCNTVLASSSGSAKSISSCVEIIEGSALGKLGSEIVTIDSSDSDSRVISIVNLVVQDIGAIGSSASKIFSLNYIPLWGSTSICGRRPEMEDAVVMKPWFCDIPIEMLSDNHFVDGVNPSLTHLPGHFFGVYDGHGGSQVANYCRERIHTVLIEEVQNANNGPDTWQKQWEMAFTRCFVKVDDEVGGRVRQSLVESTSDISGADSTLSFTLPSDPIAPETVGSTAVVAVICSSHIIVANCGDSRAVLCRGKQPVALSVDHKPDREDEYARIEAAGGKVIQWNGYRVYGVLAMSRSIGDRYLKPSIIPDPEVTIVPRTREDECLILASDGLWDVMLNEEACDIARRRILLWHKKKGVFSSSSPSSSSSSSSATSTVSRGEGADPAAQAAADYLSRLALQKGSKDNITVIVVDLKAQRKFKSRT; translated from the exons ATGAAGGATGTAACTCTCGTACTTCCTCTTCCATTTAGTATGACCAATTCGCTGTGCAACAGCTCGATGGATATTGATCACCTTGAATCAATAGCTGACGCACCTGAAAGCTTGATATCTGATCGAATTGCTGCCGAATTGCTTGTAGAGGGAGGGGATGGTGATGATTTAGAGGTTCGAACGTTGCCTGGAAGCGACGAAGAAGATTCCACCTCTATTGGGCCCGAACAGTCTGTTTTAGATTTGAGTTGCAATACAGTGTTAGCAAGTTCTTCTGGTTCAGCAAAGAGTATAAGTTCTTGTGTTGAAATCATAGAGGGGTCTGCATTGGGGAAATTGGGCTCTGAGATTGTGACTATTGATTCTTCCGATTCTGACAGTAGAGTGATATCCATTGTTAATCTGGTGGTTCAGGATATTGGGGCTATCGGTAGCAGTGCATCGAAAATTTTCTCGTTGAATTATATTCCCCTTTGGGGTAGCACTTCAATCTGTGGGAGAAGGCCAGAAATGGAAGATGCGGTAGTTATGAAGCCTTGGTTCTGTGATATTCCTATCGAGATGCTATCTGATAATCATTTTGTCGATGGCGTGAACCCGAGTTTGACTCACTTGCCCGGCCATTTTTTTGGGGTATATGATGGCCATGGTGGCTCGCAG GTTGCAAATTACTGCCGGGAGCGAATTCACACTGTGTTGATCGAAGAGGTGCAGAATGCGAACAATGGTCCTGATACTTGGCAGAAGCAATGGGAGATGGCTTTCACTAGATGCTTTGTGAAAGTTGACGATGAGGTTGGAGGAAGGGTGAGACAAAGCCTTGTGGAAAGCACTTCGGATATCTCTGGCGCTGACAGCACCTTGTCCTTCACTCTACCTTCTGACCCCATTGCCCCAGAGACTGTAGGATCCACTGCGGTGGTTGCCGTCATCTGCTCTTCTCACATCATAGTTGCAAACTGTGGGGATTCGAGGGCAGTTCTTTGTCGCGGAAAGCAACCCGTGGCATTATCGGTGGATCATAAA CCAGATAGAGAGGATGAGTATGCCAGAATAGAGGCAGCTGGAGGCAAGGTGATCCAATGGAATGGGTATCGCGTATACGGTGTTCTAGCAATGTCAAGGTCAATTG GGGATAGATACTTGAAACCGTCAATAATTCCCGATCCGGAAGTCACGATTGTGCCGCGAACGAGAGAAGACGAGTGCCTCATCTTAGCCAGTGACGGCCTCTGGGACGTAATGTTAAATGAAGAGGCCTGCGACATAGCTCGAAGAAGGATCCTTCTTTGGCACAAAAAGAAGGGTGTTTTTTCTTCATCGTCGCCATCATCTTCGTCATCGTCGTCATCTGCCACTTCCACAGTAAGTAGAGGTGAAGGAGCAGATCCCGCAGCTCAAGCCGCCGCGGACTATCTCTCGAGGCTTGCTCTCCAGAAAGGGAGTAAAGATAACATCACCGTCATTGTTGTGGACTTAAAAGCTCAGAGGAAATTTAAGAGCAGAACATGA